Sequence from the Paraburkholderia acidiphila genome:
CGACGAAGAGCGGCGCCTGCTCGCCAAGCGCGTGGCGATCAATGCATTCTTCGTACTGGTCGTGGCGTTTTTCGTGGGCACGCCCGTCCTGCATTTCTTCGGTATTTCCATGGAAGCACTGCGCATTGGCGGCGGCCTCGCGGTGGCCGTGAGTGGCTGGCAGATGCTCAATGCGCCCGAGCCCGAGCCGATCGCGGCCGATCATCCGGTCAAGCCCATGAGCGCGAGTTCGGCTTCCGGCAAAGCCTTTTTCCCGCTGACCGTGCCGCTTACCACGGGGCCGGGCTCCATCGCCACGGCCATTGCGCTGAACGCCAACCGCACGCACAAGCTTTCGGCGTGGCTGCTCTCGAGCTTCGCGTCGATCGTGATCTCGGCGCTCGTCATGCTCGTGATCTATTACGTGTATAGCCGCGCCGCGCGGCTTTCGCAGTACCTGGGTGTGGAAGGCACGCGCGTGGCCATGCGCGTGTCGTCGTTTCTGCTCCTGTGCATTGGGGTGCAGATCATACTGACTGGCCTGACCGGCTTTCTCACGCCGATCGCCGACCTGCGCGCCGTGAAGTAGCGGCGCCCTCAA
This genomic interval carries:
- a CDS encoding MarC family protein, whose product is MIESLISDILFGFTGLISIINPIGVAFVFLDRTANLTDEERRLLAKRVAINAFFVLVVAFFVGTPVLHFFGISMEALRIGGGLAVAVSGWQMLNAPEPEPIAADHPVKPMSASSASGKAFFPLTVPLTTGPGSIATAIALNANRTHKLSAWLLSSFASIVISALVMLVIYYVYSRAARLSQYLGVEGTRVAMRVSSFLLLCIGVQIILTGLTGFLTPIADLRAVK